Proteins found in one Siniperca chuatsi isolate FFG_IHB_CAS linkage group LG22, ASM2008510v1, whole genome shotgun sequence genomic segment:
- the LOC122870161 gene encoding butyrophilin subfamily 3 member A2-like, whose amino-acid sequence MYRVFLAAALLACCTGESSVHGPPEKVLASAGGDVILPCSFSITASDDFPTVEWSKKDLQPDVVFLYQNHCETYAMKNPAFKYRTSLIMEELQNRNVSLRISNVQLSDAGRYQCKRIWGNAPHDITTVELVVGAVSEPKLSVMISAESGGVTLQCEADCWLSEPEITFLDDRGNSIPADEQRRREDVSGCCTVSRRVTLQDASSRVTCRVHQPEINQTRDTHISIPVHYIQSCFLTAGIAVGLVLLLVAALGGLTVFLWKRCGKCAGQKLPVSRQSSDQSRVSSTSGNQPLLQSVRAETADNRTIQKLTRDVADLKSKLQEKEDTIRQLQNNNKPQQSPVVCHLDQPTIACSPAASTNSHPPAFGSLPQNQGPKPGISQQNSTRAPGRPIPGMNRANSSPAVLSFDDALCSSSSANTSKKKLGDIRRCKSESAQPRPNIPKLQRRHSFAPTLSTLSNNRFTPLANLSEEAELLVP is encoded by the exons ATGTATCGTGTTTTCCTGGCTGCCGCCCTGCTGGCTTGTTGTACAG GAGAGTCCTCCGTGCATGGTCCCCCAGAGAAGGTCCTGGCCTCTGCTGGTGGGGATGTCATTCTGCCCTGCAGTTTCAGCATCACCGCCAGCGATGACTTTCCAACGGTGGAGTGGTCCAAGAAAGACCTGCAGCCAGACGTCGTCTTCTTGTACCAGAATCACTGTGAGACTTATGCGATGAAGAATCCGGCCTTCAAGTACAGGACCAGCCTCATTATGGAAGAACTGCAAAACAGGAACGTCTCGTTACGGATCTCCAACGTGCAGCTGTCTGATGCAGGGAGATACCAGTGCAAGAGGATCTGGGGGAACGCCCCCCACGACATTACGACAGTGGAGCTTGTTGTGG GTGCAGTTTCTGAGCCCAAACTCTCGGTGATGATTTCAGCCGAGAGCGGAGGGGTGACTCTTCAGTGTGAGGCGGACTGCTGGCTGTCGGAGCCTGAGATCACCTTTCTGGATGATCGCGGAAACAGCATCCCTGCTGATGAGCAAAGAAGACGTGAAGATGTCAGTGGGTGTTGCACTGTGAGTCGAAGAGTGACTCTCCAGGATGCTTCCAGCAG GGTCACCTGCAGAGTTCACCAGCCGGAGATCAACCAGACCAgggacacacacatttctataCCAG TTCACTACATACAGTCCTGCTTTCTAACCGCTGGCATCGCTGTTGGACTGGTTTTACTTCTAGTAGCAGCCTTGGGTGGACTAACGGTCTTTTTATGGAAGAGATGTGGCAAATGTG CGGGACAGAAACTGCCAGTGAGCAGGCAGTCATCAGATCAAAGCAGAGTGAGCAGTACCTCTGGAAATCAACCGCTTCTGCAGAGCGTCAGGGCTGAGACGGCCGACAACCGCACCATTCAGAAGCTGACGAGAGACGTGGCTGACCTCAAGTCCAAGCTTCAAGAGAAAGAAGACACCATTCGCCAActacagaacaacaacaaacctcAGCAAAGTCCTGTTGTTTGCCATCTTGACCAGCCAACGATCGCGTGCAGTCCTGCAGCCTCAACCAACAGCCACCCTCCAGCATTTGGCAGCTTACCCCAGAATCAGGGTCCGAAACCTGGCATCTCGCAACAAAACAGCACTCGTGCGCCTGGCCGCCCGATCCCAGGAATGAATCGTGCCAACAGCAGCCCTGCTGTGTTGAGCTTTGATGACGCACTGTGCAGTTCTTCTTCAGCCAACACTTCAAAGAAAAAGCTCGGCGATATCCGTCGTTGTAAGAGTGAGTCAGCTCAGCCCCGTCCAAACATTCCCAAACTTCAGCGTCGACATTCCTTTGCGCCTACATTGTCGACCCTGTCTAATAACCGCTTCACACCCCTGGCAAATTTATCAGAGGAAGCGGAGCTGTTAGTGCCGTGA